A single genomic interval of Astyanax mexicanus isolate ESR-SI-001 chromosome 4, AstMex3_surface, whole genome shotgun sequence harbors:
- the LOC125801744 gene encoding uncharacterized protein LOC125801744 — protein sequence MFQVFMLQQQERDELWRKEAGKQEQRWRSLQHQFTLLQQMTRAESHSADEGGAAAAVPGNSTQILRHSGAAASGREGVQASNQDSFQLLKARPEKHISPWTLDISSYAKVKEAILQKFEINKDTYRQQFRHAHIKPKETPRELHCRLKGLYEKWIRPKEKSKDEIGDAIVLEQFLSVLNPELRRWIIERSPESTARAVELAEAFITARRSDEDFNFSKGRSNQPAEKPGKSDGDFGKCLNAYTKNSNVEGRWQKAKAKTGYGSGYSYSNSRVQQPNTTVKCYNCGQQGHKSRECPAVDRSASKLCYVPKPDRKGEVAPNMDTVITIIIGKRTHKALIDTGASQTLITKQSLPGPQIFHDSKLRVKCVHGDERTYPTTNVKIEIKGQAYMLKVGVVDRLPYDVILGRDVPILLDLLSENSVTASVYAVTRQQTKLSESAENKQRAEQLPFSTACRVRKSKREKRQAKVRGTRVEEQLSVPSLEDPKFPADIGSLQKADETLKILFNRAL from the exons ATGTTCCAGGTTTTCATGCTTCAACAACAAGAACGGGACGAGTTATGGAGAAAAGAAGCGGGTAAACAAGAACAGAGATGGCGTTCATTACAGCACCAGTTCACGCTTCTACAGCAGATGACTCGCGCCGAGAGCCATTCAGCCGACgaaggaggagcagcagcagcagtacctGGCAACTCTACACAGATACTCCGACACAGCGGAGCTGCGGCAAGCGGGAGAGAAGGAGTACAAGCTTCGAACCAAGACAGC TTCCAGCTCTTGAAGGCAAGGCCAGAGAAGCATATATCTCCATGGACACTGGACATCAGCAGCTACGCCAAGGTAAAAGAAGCAATACTCCAAAAGTTTGAAATAAATAAGGACACATACAGGCAGCAATTCAGACATGCCCACATCAAACCCAAAGAGACTCCAAGAGAGCTACACTGCAGGCTGAAAGGACTGTATGAGAAGTGGATCAGACCGAAGGAGAAATCCAAAGATGAAATCGGCGATGCCATCGTTCTGGAACAGTTCCTGAGTGTGTTGAACCCGGAGTTGAGACGCTGGATTATAGAACGCAGTCCTGAGTCAACAGCCAGAGCCGTGGAGTTGGCGGAGGCGTTCATTACAGCGCGACGGTCGGATGAAGACTTCAACTTCAGCAAGGGCAgaagcaaccagccagcagagaagCCAGGTAAGTCTGATGGTGATTTTGGTAAATGTCTTAATGCCTATACCAAAAATAGCAACGTAGAAGGTCGCTGGcagaaagctaaagctaaaacggGCTATGGTAGCGGATACAGCTATAGCAATAGCAGAGTGCAGCAGCCTAATACTACGGTTAAATGCTATAATTGTGGCCAACAGGGCCATAAGAGCAGGGAGTGTCCAGCAGTAGATCGCAGTGCTAGTAAACTGTGTTATGTACCTAAACCGGACAGGAAAGGTGAAGTTGCACCAAACATGGACACAGTTATTACCATCATAATCGGTAAACGAACCCATAAAGCTTTAATAGACACAGGAGCCAGTCAAACCCTGATCACCAAACAAAGCTTACCAGGACCCCAAATATTTCACGACAGCAAGTTAAGAGTTAAATGCGTACATGGGGACGAGAGAACTTACCCTACTACTAACGTGAAAATTGAGATAAAGGGACAGGCCTATATGCTCAAGGTGGGGGTAGTAGATAGACTGCCTTACGACGTAATCCTGGGTAGAGATGTTCCAATTTTATTAGATCTGCTTAGTGAAAATAGTGTCACGGCTAGTGTATATGCGGTCACTAGACAGCAGACTAAGTTGAGTGAAAGTGCTGAGAACAAGCAAAGGGCAGAACAGCTGCCATTCTCTACAGCATGTCGTGTACgtaagagcaaaagagaaaagcGGCAGGCCAAGGTCAGAGGTACTAGGGTGGAGGAGCAACTGTCTGTACCGAGCTTGGAGGATCCAAAATTCCCAGCTGATATAGGTAGCTTACAGAAGGCAGATGAAACCCTTAAAATACTCTTTAATAGGGCTCTTTAA